The window AAGTTATCAGGCTCATCTTTTTCTGCTCTTTAGCATTCGAATGGTGCTGCTTAAAATGATTTGACGCCTGTGGGCGGATTGACTAAAGAGAAAGGTGTCTACTCACCTTATTATCAGGAAAATATACCAAATGATGATCACAACCAGCGCAGACCTGAGCGAACTTGTAGCCAGGGCATGTAAAACTGATGCCGTAGCGCTCGACACCGAGTTCGTCTGGGAACGTACCTACTATCCGCAACTGGGCCTCATACAGATGGCTCTCTCAGACGAAGACTGCATCCTTATCGACCCCATCGCGATTGAAGACCTCAGCCCACTCGGAGAGTTGCTCTCTGACCGGAGTGTGGTCAAGGTTCTTCACGATGCTCCACAAGACCTGGCGATTCTCAGCAGGGTAACCGGCGCTGTACCACAGAATATATTCGACACTAAAATTGCTGCCGGTTTTGCCAATCTGCCCTCTACAATGTCACTGTGTAAGCTTATAAAAGAGCTGCTTGATATAGAACTACCGAAGACAGAAACCAGAACAAACTGGCTTAAACGGCCACTTGATGAAAAGCAGGTACTCTACGCTCTGGACGATGTGCGCTACCTGAGGGCGGTTCGGGTTCTTCTGCTTAATCGGGTAATAGGCCCCCAGATTAAATCCTGGCTGCAGGAAGAATTGAACATTCTGAACAACCCGAAGCATTACCAGGAAAACTGCAACGGCGATCGTTTTCGCAAAATTCGCGGTTGCGGGTCGTTGAAGAGAGAATCGCTCGCTATATTAAAAGAGCTCGTAATCTGGCGCGAGGGTGAAGCAAAAAAGCAAGACAAGCCTCGAGGCCATATCATCAAGGACAACATCCTGCTGAACATCGCCAACGAAAAGACTTTGCAGCTCGAGAATCTGCAACAAAAAACCAGCATTTCACCAAAGGCATTCAAAAAATACGGTACTGCAATTATCGAGTTGACCCAGCAGGTGCTCAATACACCCGAAGAAAATTATCCCACCGTGAAGCGTGTTACCAGGTTATCCCAAAAGGACAAGCTGACACTGGACAAACTGCACGGCCTCATTAAACTCAAATGCGAACTCCTTGGCATAGACCCGGCCCTGGTCGGCAACAGCAGTGAACTTAAAAGCCTCGCCAAGGTATTGACCAGCTCCAGAAGCCAGCAGCTTCCGGACCTCAGACAAACAGAAGGCTGGCGCAGAAGTTTACTTCAGGATTTTTTTCATCAGCACCATTGATTATCCAATTTCTGATCCACCCACCAAAGGCGCATATGGCAAAATATGGTGTGAAGACTTATATATTTGATTGTTGAGAATTTCAGATCTGCTCTGCTGTGAAAATATTCCTTCACTCAGATTCAGCAATTCCGGGCTGATGAATTGCGCCCCATGCTACAAAATGTAAAAGGTTATAATTATGAAACCAATTCACGACAGAATGCCAAGATCGTTTACCTGGGTTGTCTTTATCACACTTTCACTGGTGTTCTCTGCCACTACCCTGCCTGCCTTTGCTCAAGAGCAAGGCTTTAGAGGGTGGGAAGCCGACTCAGACTACAACAAGCTCTACAACCCCAAAGAGCTTGACAGAATTAAAGGCGAAGTAATCAAATTCGAGGAGATTACTCCACTGAAAGGGATGGCTCCGGGTACTGCACTTTACCTGGATGAGGGTGATGGAGAACCCATCCTGGTACATCTCTGTCCGGTTGCCTACGCAAACATCAAAGAGACCGGCATCAAGCGGCGTATGAAAGCAAAAATCCGTGGCAGCTGGGCTGTAATCGATGGCGAAGATGTATTTCTTGCTTCTAAAGTAAAACAGGGCGACCATTTCGATTTCAAAGTTCGACTCACCAGCGACGGCACTCCATTCTGGACCATGAGTCCGGAACAACTGGCCAAAGAACTTGCATCAGAATAAGCTCTGCACCCGGCATACCAGAATTTCATGCCAGATCTGAACAACCCGGAAGCTCACAACAAAGGGCAGGAACCAGGCGATAATAAACTGGCTCCTGCCCTTCAGGTTATAGCCGAGAATTGCACGCACTGTCGGAAATGTCAGCGTGAATGTGTCTTTCTTAAAAGCACGAGCACTCCCGGCGAACTGGCCCGCACCATCCTTGGCCATCACCCTGGATCAGCTGATACCACTTCGCCAACCGCAGCAACCTTGGCACATCTTTCATACCAGTGCAGTTTATGCGGTCTTTGCACTTCCGTATGCCCTGTCGATCTCGAACCTGACATGATGTTTTTACAGCTCCGCAGACAGGCAGTGGAAAACGATCATTTCCAAGCCGGTAAATACCGGCGTCTGTTGAGCTACGAAAGACTTGGCAGCAGTACGTTTTTTCGCTTTCACTACATTCCTGAAAACTGCGACACTGTCTTCTTTCCCGGTTGCGCCCTGCCGGGAATACGGCCTGATCACACCCTAAGACTTTATGAACTCCTTCTTCAGAACAACCCGACGGTCGGCATCATTGTAGACTGCTGCCTGAAACCATCCCACGATCTCGGCAGGCAGCAATTTTTCGAGAAGGGGTTCGGGCAACTGATACAAAAACTGACTGCCAACGGGGTTCAGAGGGTTATTACCGGCTGCCCCAACTGCCACCTGACTTTCCGGCAATACGGTGCACCTCTTGACATCACGACTATATATGATGAACTGGAGAAACTCTGCCAGCAAAACTCTTTCAGGCCAGCATGCACAGCCAAGAGGGCTTTTACAATACATGATCCCTGCACTACTCGATTTCATCAGGAAGTTCACCAGGCAGTTCGAAAGCTGAGCAAGAGAGCTGGCGGTGCTATAAAAGAAATGGAACATAACCGTGAGAGAACCTACTGCTGCGGAGAGGGTGGAGCTGTCGGTTGTGTGGGAACGGACTTCGCTGCAGGCTGGAGTAAACGCAGGCACGATGAAACCAGGGATCTGCCGATGATAACCTACTGCGCAGGATGTACAGTACGATTAGCCGGCAAAGGGCAGGTTCTTCATCTCACCGATCTACTTTTCCCAGGCCTTCGGCCAGGCCTGCCCAGGCGTCTGCCTGCACACCCACCTCTAACCTACCTGAACAGATTACTGCTCAAGTTTAGACTGTATCGCCTAAGTCGAAAGGCAGCTGGCATCAGCTCGTCATGAGCCGATAGATTTCAGGCAGTCTGGCCGGCAACTGCTCTACCTTCTCGACAAAGATGGAGTTATGTCTGCCACACATATGACTCAGATAAGAATGTGCGGTACGATCAACTGTAATCGAGAAAGTGTGCACTCCCTTCCCCCTGGCCTCGTTAAGGGCCTGGCGGGTATCTTCAATGGCGTACTCACCACGATAACCATCATAATCTTCCGGCTTGCCGTCTGTAAGTGTTATCAGCAGACGAACCCTGGCATCCGTATCTGCGAGAAGATTTGTCAGATGCCGTATCGCCGGTGCCATCCGGGTATATTCCCGAGGCGAAACTCCACATATCCTCTGCTCGACATCTGCACCATATGTCTCATCCATCTCTTTGATACGAAACAGCTCACAACGAGAACGACGCATTCCGGAAAATCCATAGATAGCATACCTGTCACCAACAACCTCCAGCACATCACTGAGCAGCACCAGCGATTCTTTTATGGCATTGCCCACCCAGCCCTCAGTGGAGTTGGACATATCCACCAGAAACATTACCGCAATATCCCTGTCGTCGCGTAACAGTCGAATAAAAAGGCGCTCCGATGGGGCAATCCCGGCTCGCTGGTCTCCTCTCGCCTCCACCAATGCGTCAAAATCGATATCATCGCCGTAACGCCTTCGCCGAACGAATCTATGCTCAGCCCGAAGCATCTCGAACTGTCTTCGCAGCTGCAGCATCAAGCCGCGGTATCGCTCCTTTGTGTTCCGGATAAACTTCGACGTAACCGGCTGAATCTCTTTTTCGACAAGAGAACACCAGTTTTTCCGATACCCCTGCCTGCGAAAATCCCACTCATCATACAGGTGGACAGTGCCTGTGTTATCGGTCAGCGACTCCCCGAGCTGTTCGCCTCCCCGAGTAAAAACCGCCCTTCCGGCAATCCCCGCAGCTGCCTGAACATAACCTTCCGGAACATGGCCGATATCATTTGAGATGCTGGCCATAATTTCGAGAATTTCCGCTGAAAGCTCCATCGACTCATTGTTGATACTGAGAACCTGACCGGTGTTGTTATCATCCGTCGATTGAGCCACGCTCACTGCCAATCGGCCACTATCAGCAGCATCGGTGCTGGAGCCGCCGGCCATATCACTCTCTGCCGAATTCTGCTCTTTCTCCAACAGATGTTTTCTGATAACAGCCGCTAACTGATCTACAAATACCTGCTTCTGCTCTGAGCGTCTGCGCAGAACGTAATCCTGAACCTTATCGAACTTGAGCACCCCTGTAAAATCGGCAAACATCTGCCAATC of the Desulfosediminicola ganghwensis genome contains:
- a CDS encoding (Fe-S)-binding protein gives rise to the protein MPDLNNPEAHNKGQEPGDNKLAPALQVIAENCTHCRKCQRECVFLKSTSTPGELARTILGHHPGSADTTSPTAATLAHLSYQCSLCGLCTSVCPVDLEPDMMFLQLRRQAVENDHFQAGKYRRLLSYERLGSSTFFRFHYIPENCDTVFFPGCALPGIRPDHTLRLYELLLQNNPTVGIIVDCCLKPSHDLGRQQFFEKGFGQLIQKLTANGVQRVITGCPNCHLTFRQYGAPLDITTIYDELEKLCQQNSFRPACTAKRAFTIHDPCTTRFHQEVHQAVRKLSKRAGGAIKEMEHNRERTYCCGEGGAVGCVGTDFAAGWSKRRHDETRDLPMITYCAGCTVRLAGKGQVLHLTDLLFPGLRPGLPRRLPAHPPLTYLNRLLLKFRLYRLSRKAAGISSS
- the rnd gene encoding ribonuclease D — protein: MMITTSADLSELVARACKTDAVALDTEFVWERTYYPQLGLIQMALSDEDCILIDPIAIEDLSPLGELLSDRSVVKVLHDAPQDLAILSRVTGAVPQNIFDTKIAAGFANLPSTMSLCKLIKELLDIELPKTETRTNWLKRPLDEKQVLYALDDVRYLRAVRVLLLNRVIGPQIKSWLQEELNILNNPKHYQENCNGDRFRKIRGCGSLKRESLAILKELVIWREGEAKKQDKPRGHIIKDNILLNIANEKTLQLENLQQKTSISPKAFKKYGTAIIELTQQVLNTPEENYPTVKRVTRLSQKDKLTLDKLHGLIKLKCELLGIDPALVGNSSELKSLAKVLTSSRSQQLPDLRQTEGWRRSLLQDFFHQHH
- a CDS encoding nitric oxide reductase activation protein NorD; translation: MYLQQLKDQFYREVSPSQPQEWEVEEALEPMLELDAFQQQALLSHVHAVWPVSQSLCVSYIQYGVQHIDRLGTNLSEWVRQCLGRYEEDGLRGSRLFMSEIEENFYARLTGLDGAYFEQIRGRLQHFIRGVSGVDFQLEPLPVGGRAWTDGETIYLPRKISYFPEQSDNNRFYNFLVCCQWGYVRLGVLGSELGKSYCNSTSVTADQLENLLDDYDQPEVAGNIYQFLEFTRVLAMLARDLPGLCRLVRPLLQYLVHSSQYHSALVARGIYYSRLLALVSDRTDVVVGGGTAGYPGSHQETIEQLPAYYEKIQEEVRAGSVDDWQMFADFTGVLKFDKVQDYVLRRRSEQKQVFVDQLAAVIRKHLLEKEQNSAESDMAGGSSTDAADSGRLAVSVAQSTDDNNTGQVLSINNESMELSAEILEIMASISNDIGHVPEGYVQAAAGIAGRAVFTRGGEQLGESLTDNTGTVHLYDEWDFRRQGYRKNWCSLVEKEIQPVTSKFIRNTKERYRGLMLQLRRQFEMLRAEHRFVRRRRYGDDIDFDALVEARGDQRAGIAPSERLFIRLLRDDRDIAVMFLVDMSNSTEGWVGNAIKESLVLLSDVLEVVGDRYAIYGFSGMRRSRCELFRIKEMDETYGADVEQRICGVSPREYTRMAPAIRHLTNLLADTDARVRLLITLTDGKPEDYDGYRGEYAIEDTRQALNEARGKGVHTFSITVDRTAHSYLSHMCGRHNSIFVEKVEQLPARLPEIYRLMTS